In Gossypium hirsutum isolate 1008001.06 chromosome D06, Gossypium_hirsutum_v2.1, whole genome shotgun sequence, one genomic interval encodes:
- the LOC107901848 gene encoding agamous-like MADS-box protein AGL29, which produces MGRRKIEMKMVKDSGSRQVTFSKRRSGLFKKANELATLCAAQVAIVVFSPGGKPYSFGHPSVEAVAEQFLTLNLRPRVSIPRQLVAQPQREAKVERLSRRLNAILNKLQAEMKRGEMLDEAVKAARKRSKFRKPINEINLYELIEMRKAMGQLRERVKQRMSEIEASSSLLLLSKMATKQAES; this is translated from the coding sequence ATGGGTCGGCGAAAAATCGAGATGAAAATGGTGAAGGATAGTGGCTCGAGGCAGGTCACTTTCTCGAAACGCCGCTCGGGGCTATTCAAGAAAGCGAACGAGCTCGCTACCCTTTGCGCTGCTCAAGTTGCCATCGTTGTTTTCTCCCCCGGCGGCAAGCCTTACTCATTTGGGCATCCAAGCGTTGAGGCGGTGGCAGAGCAGTTTCTAACTCTGAACCTGAGACCGAGAGTTTCTATTCCAAGACAACTTGTTGCTCAGCCTCAGAGAGAGGCTAAAGTTGAAAGGCTCAGTCGACGACTTAATGCCATTCTCAACAAGCTGCAGGCAGAGATGAAGCGAGGAGAGATGCTCGATGAGGCGGTCAAGGCGGCTCGTAAAAGATCCAAGTTCCGAAAACCTATTAACGAGATCAATCTGTATGAGCTTATTGAGATGAGGAAAGCAATGGGGCAGCTTCGCGAGAGGGTCAAACAGCGAATGAGCGAGATTGAAGCATCATCTTCTTTGCTGCTCTTGTCCAAAATGGCTACCAAACAAGCTGAATCTTAA